A single Natranaerobius thermophilus JW/NM-WN-LF DNA region contains:
- the ispE gene encoding 4-(cytidine 5'-diphospho)-2-C-methyl-D-erythritol kinase, whose translation MSPDILRVESPAKINLYLDILGKRQDGFHEVEMVMQSISLCDRLTFIRQSQGNNNNIELLMKSSDCIDQLPVRGDNLIIKAARLLMNDFRLPPIKVILEKNIPTEAGLAGGSSNAAATLWAINHMFQLGLTEQELSDIGARLGSDIPFCLFGGTKLAKGRGEILHPLPSLPNCYFVLVKPNFGVSTGKVYQELGFKTDTEYGENHQTKSRVNGIISGLEKGTLTGIVENMYNKMEEIVFKWHRDMQIISQQIEQLGALKVLMSGSGSTIFGVFDNYDTAKYAKKQLEREFKYVFLSIPRDMGVGKENN comes from the coding sequence TTGTCACCAGATATTTTGAGAGTGGAATCTCCTGCTAAGATTAATCTCTACTTAGATATTTTAGGGAAGAGGCAGGATGGTTTCCATGAAGTTGAAATGGTAATGCAATCGATTTCTTTATGTGATCGGTTAACTTTTATAAGACAATCCCAGGGTAACAATAACAATATTGAATTGCTAATGAAATCATCGGACTGTATTGACCAATTACCTGTCAGGGGAGATAACTTAATAATTAAGGCTGCCAGGTTATTGATGAATGATTTTAGATTACCGCCAATCAAGGTGATTTTAGAGAAGAACATTCCAACTGAAGCGGGGTTAGCCGGTGGCAGTAGTAATGCTGCTGCAACTTTATGGGCAATAAATCACATGTTTCAACTAGGACTTACCGAGCAAGAACTATCTGACATAGGTGCTCGCCTTGGTTCAGATATTCCCTTTTGTTTGTTTGGCGGAACCAAGCTTGCCAAGGGACGAGGAGAAATTTTACATCCACTACCTTCTTTGCCCAACTGTTATTTTGTACTAGTTAAACCCAATTTTGGAGTTAGTACGGGAAAAGTGTATCAAGAGCTAGGGTTTAAAACGGATACCGAATATGGAGAAAATCATCAAACAAAATCAAGGGTCAATGGAATTATTTCAGGCTTGGAAAAAGGAACTTTAACTGGAATTGTAGAAAATATGTATAATAAGATGGAAGAGATTGTGTTTAAATGGCATAGGGATATGCAAATAATATCACAGCAAATTGAGCAATTAGGGGCTTTAAAAGTATTAATGAGTGGAAGTGGTTCAACTATTTTTGGCGTTTTTGATAACTATGACACTGCTAAATATGCAAAAAAACAATTAGAAAGAGAATTTAAGTATGTGTTTCTCTCGATCCCCCGTGATATGGGAGTGGGAAAGGAGAATAATTAA
- a CDS encoding NTP transferase domain-containing protein, translated as MVQCVVLAGNSETDRKVADLTSQNINNKALVPINGQPMIQYIISALKKSDLVDDMVIVGPKQELTGRLKGESQNFEIIEKHESGKVLDNLLKGIDFLKPQNNILVVTSDIPLLTPEAIDNFINQCDDKLDLLYPVIPKEANQKEFPQVERTYVNLSNGSFTGGNVFYINPAKVRPCYERVDRVIRNRKNPLLMATNFGISFLAQFLMGKLSLKQAEAKISQILQIQAKVIVSHYPELGIDIDKSSDMKLAEKIIDREKVYV; from the coding sequence ATGGTTCAATGTGTTGTGTTAGCAGGAAATTCTGAAACTGATAGAAAAGTAGCAGATTTAACATCTCAAAATATTAATAACAAGGCACTGGTACCTATTAATGGACAGCCGATGATTCAGTACATAATTTCTGCCCTAAAAAAATCTGACTTAGTAGATGATATGGTGATTGTAGGTCCGAAACAGGAGTTGACAGGCAGACTAAAGGGTGAATCTCAAAACTTTGAAATTATTGAAAAACACGAATCGGGGAAAGTATTGGATAATCTATTAAAAGGGATAGATTTTTTAAAACCTCAAAATAATATTTTAGTTGTAACTTCAGATATACCTTTACTAACGCCTGAAGCCATAGACAATTTTATCAACCAATGCGATGACAAACTGGATTTACTTTATCCAGTAATACCGAAAGAAGCTAATCAAAAGGAATTTCCACAGGTAGAGAGAACCTATGTAAACTTATCTAATGGTAGCTTTACTGGTGGGAATGTTTTTTATATTAACCCGGCAAAGGTTAGGCCTTGCTACGAAAGAGTTGATCGAGTAATAAGAAACAGGAAAAATCCGCTTTTAATGGCCACGAATTTTGGGATTAGTTTTTTGGCGCAATTTTTAATGGGAAAGTTATCTTTAAAACAAGCTGAAGCCAAAATTTCACAAATATTGCAGATACAAGCTAAAGTTATTGTTTCACACTATCCGGAACTTGGGATCGATATAGATAAATCAAGTGATATGAAATTAGCTGAAAAAATAATAGATAGAGAAAAAGTTTATGTCTAA
- the purR gene encoding pur operon repressor, translating to MKVTRASKISRIFFMTQKLLSNPGKIISLKYFVDNLGAAKSTISEDLTEIKQNLHESGEGTLQTVSGKNGGIKFIPLQSQETIQANLDQLEAKLKEAHRILPGGYLYMGDIISNPALIKNAAKMFAGYFSPKGPDVVLTVETKGILLAGYTADYLGVPLAIARRNSRVTEGSVLTINYISGSTNMIQTMSLSTRAIEKNSKVLIIDDFMKRGGTLKGLKNLTYEFESNVVGLGVLLEQGTQKEKLVSEHLSLGILENINEEQGQVNLTMRRGDFLKNNFY from the coding sequence GTGAAAGTTACGAGAGCATCTAAAATTTCACGGATTTTTTTTATGACCCAAAAATTACTATCCAATCCTGGGAAAATAATATCACTAAAATATTTTGTCGATAATTTGGGAGCTGCTAAATCCACTATAAGTGAAGATTTAACGGAAATCAAACAGAATTTACATGAATCAGGGGAAGGTACATTACAAACAGTGTCAGGCAAAAATGGTGGGATTAAATTTATACCCCTACAATCACAAGAAACAATCCAGGCCAACCTTGATCAATTAGAAGCTAAGCTCAAAGAAGCTCATAGAATTTTGCCTGGGGGTTATTTATATATGGGAGATATTATCTCTAACCCGGCATTGATTAAAAATGCGGCTAAAATGTTTGCTGGTTATTTTTCCCCTAAGGGCCCTGATGTAGTTTTAACTGTAGAAACCAAAGGGATATTACTAGCTGGATACACGGCGGACTATTTAGGCGTACCTTTGGCTATAGCTAGAAGAAACAGTCGGGTTACTGAAGGTTCCGTATTAACTATAAATTATATTTCTGGCTCAACTAATATGATACAGACCATGTCTTTATCAACCAGGGCTATTGAAAAAAATAGTAAAGTACTGATTATAGATGATTTTATGAAACGAGGGGGAACTTTAAAAGGCCTTAAAAATTTGACATACGAATTTGAAAGTAATGTTGTTGGTTTGGGAGTTTTGCTTGAACAAGGTACCCAAAAAGAAAAACTCGTGTCTGAACATCTCTCTTTAGGTATATTGGAAAATATCAATGAAGAACAGGGACAAGTTAATCTGACTATGAGACGGGGAGATTTTTTAAAAAACAATTTTTATTAG
- a CDS encoding SpoVG family protein yields MTLLAANKETLEISNIKINLIKDNSKVKALVSLVIEDSLALHGIKVVEGNSGLFVAMPSRKTKDNEYKDIVHPITPEFRKNMQETILEVYHEMSAEPV; encoded by the coding sequence GTGACCTTGTTGGCAGCCAATAAAGAAACCCTTGAAATTAGCAATATTAAAATAAATCTAATAAAAGATAACAGTAAAGTTAAAGCATTAGTTTCACTAGTGATAGAGGACTCCTTGGCTCTTCATGGAATAAAGGTTGTTGAAGGCAACTCAGGCTTATTTGTGGCAATGCCTAGCCGTAAAACCAAAGACAACGAGTATAAGGACATAGTGCATCCCATAACTCCCGAATTTAGAAAAAACATGCAAGAAACTATCTTGGAAGTTTATCATGAAATGAGTGCAGAACCGGTATAA
- the glmU gene encoding bifunctional UDP-N-acetylglucosamine diphosphorylase/glucosamine-1-phosphate N-acetyltransferase GlmU, with protein sequence MISLNDANTTAVILAAGKGTRMKSKIPKVLHEVCNKPLLWHILTAAQSVTDKQTVVTGYGREKVENFLKEKFDDKNLTTTIQERQMGTGHAVVCAKNQLNSPHTMVLLGDTPLITDQELSGLKKYHVDNASAATILTITENDPHGYGRIIRDKDGFVKKIVEEADATPQEKDINEINTGLMIFETEKLLFALDKLDSENNQGEYYLTDVINILYQTGECVLGYQIEKTYRALGVNDRAELARAEKIKRQEINNEFMYCGVTIKDPESTYIDPEISIGYDTVIYPNTYLTGDTRIGTNCEIGPEVQISDSFIGDGCKVKKSQITDSILEDEVSIGPYAQIRPGTTIGSKAKIGNFVEVKNSSIGENTKANHLAYIGDADIGSNVNMGAGSVIVNYDGQIKHRTVIEDGAFVGCNSNLVAPVTIKTNAFVAAGSTVTENIPEDSLGIARCRQTNKEDWVTKKMGRGYSDG encoded by the coding sequence GTGATTAGCTTGAATGATGCTAATACTACTGCTGTTATTTTAGCTGCTGGCAAGGGTACCAGAATGAAGTCAAAAATTCCAAAAGTATTACATGAAGTTTGTAATAAACCACTATTGTGGCATATTTTAACAGCTGCTCAATCTGTTACGGATAAGCAGACAGTGGTGACTGGCTATGGTAGAGAAAAAGTAGAAAACTTTCTTAAAGAAAAATTTGATGATAAAAACTTAACAACTACAATTCAGGAACGTCAGATGGGTACTGGGCATGCAGTTGTATGTGCAAAAAATCAATTAAATAGTCCACACACTATGGTGTTGTTAGGGGATACACCATTGATTACAGATCAAGAGCTGTCAGGACTGAAAAAATACCATGTTGATAATGCATCTGCAGCTACAATACTTACCATTACCGAGAATGATCCTCATGGCTATGGTAGGATTATTAGAGATAAAGACGGTTTTGTTAAAAAAATAGTTGAAGAAGCCGATGCCACACCGCAAGAGAAAGATATTAATGAAATTAATACAGGACTCATGATATTTGAGACTGAAAAACTTTTGTTTGCTTTAGATAAATTGGACTCAGAAAATAATCAAGGTGAATATTACTTAACTGATGTTATCAATATTTTGTATCAAACAGGCGAATGTGTTTTAGGATATCAAATAGAAAAAACATATCGGGCATTGGGTGTTAATGACAGAGCAGAACTGGCTAGAGCCGAAAAAATAAAACGCCAGGAGATAAACAACGAGTTTATGTATTGTGGAGTGACTATAAAAGATCCAGAAAGCACATATATAGATCCTGAGATTTCTATTGGATATGATACAGTTATTTACCCTAATACTTATCTTACTGGGGACACCCGTATAGGGACGAACTGTGAAATTGGTCCAGAGGTACAAATTTCAGATTCCTTTATCGGTGATGGCTGTAAAGTAAAAAAATCACAGATTACGGATAGTATATTAGAAGATGAGGTATCTATAGGTCCCTATGCTCAAATTCGTCCAGGTACAACAATTGGATCAAAAGCTAAAATAGGTAACTTTGTTGAAGTCAAAAATTCAAGTATCGGTGAAAACACTAAAGCTAATCATCTGGCCTATATTGGCGATGCAGATATAGGATCAAATGTTAATATGGGGGCCGGCAGTGTTATAGTGAATTATGATGGACAGATCAAACACAGAACAGTTATAGAGGATGGAGCTTTTGTTGGTTGTAATAGTAATCTAGTAGCTCCCGTTACGATAAAAACGAATGCTTTCGTTGCTGCCGGGAGTACTGTAACAGAAAACATCCCTGAAGATAGCTTGGGGATTGCTCGATGCAGACAAACAAACAAAGAAGATTGGGTTACTAAAAAAATGGGCAGGGGGTATAGTGATGGCTAA
- a CDS encoding ribose-phosphate diphosphokinase — protein sequence MANDEKRLNTKNLKIFSGNANLNLSQEITEYLGVDMGKGKATRFSDGEIDVVIEESIRGSDVFVVQPICSPANENIMELLIMLDAFKRASAQEINVVIPYYGYARKDRKARARDPITAKLMADLLETAGANRVITMDLHAQQIQGFFNIPLDHLQAGPILADYFQEKGLDEPVIVSPDMGGVPRARAMAENLNCPIAIIDKRRPDANVAEIMNVVGDVEGKTAIMIDDLIDTAGTMSLAAEALLKHGAKDVYACCTHPVLSGPAVDRLSKSPIKEIVVTNTIPLPKEKELDKIKVLSVAPLIGEAILRVHNRMSVSTLFEDD from the coding sequence ATGGCTAATGATGAAAAGCGACTTAATACTAAAAACTTAAAGATTTTTTCAGGAAATGCTAATCTAAATCTATCCCAAGAAATAACAGAATATTTGGGAGTAGACATGGGAAAAGGCAAAGCTACAAGATTTAGTGATGGAGAAATTGATGTTGTAATTGAAGAAAGTATTAGAGGTTCTGATGTATTTGTAGTACAACCTATTTGTTCTCCGGCAAATGAAAATATAATGGAACTGTTAATCATGTTGGATGCATTTAAAAGAGCATCAGCTCAAGAAATCAATGTAGTTATACCCTATTACGGTTATGCCAGAAAAGATAGAAAAGCTCGTGCTAGGGATCCAATAACAGCAAAATTAATGGCAGATTTACTGGAAACAGCTGGTGCCAATCGGGTCATTACCATGGACTTACATGCCCAACAAATTCAAGGCTTTTTCAATATTCCGCTAGATCATCTTCAAGCTGGGCCAATCCTAGCCGACTATTTCCAAGAAAAAGGGTTAGATGAGCCTGTGATTGTTTCTCCTGATATGGGTGGTGTACCTAGAGCGAGAGCCATGGCCGAGAACTTAAATTGTCCGATAGCCATAATTGATAAACGTCGTCCCGATGCCAATGTGGCCGAAATAATGAATGTTGTCGGAGATGTTGAGGGGAAAACGGCTATCATGATTGACGACTTGATTGATACTGCAGGAACTATGTCACTAGCGGCGGAAGCCCTATTAAAGCATGGGGCTAAAGATGTATACGCATGTTGTACACATCCTGTCTTAAGTGGCCCTGCAGTAGATAGATTGAGTAAATCACCCATTAAAGAAATAGTGGTTACTAATACAATTCCACTTCCAAAAGAAAAAGAACTGGATAAAATTAAAGTTCTATCAGTGGCTCCTTTAATTGGGGAAGCAATTTTAAGGGTTCATAACAGAATGTCTGTAAGCACTTTATTTGAAGATGACTAA
- a CDS encoding 50S ribosomal protein L25/general stress protein Ctc, whose protein sequence is MDRKELQVKERTVTRKSEVKKLRTNNEIPAVLYGKNIESKKLSIEKRELLDALSTAAGDNVLLDLKLDNGESYPAIFKEIQKDPIKGFFIHIDFHTIDLKETLQVSVPLNIEGEPVGVENGGIPQYQLREIEIECLPTQIPDHIEVDVSNIDLNESINVGDLPLPEGSELVTEPEETVMSVVAPETEEEPDTEEDEEGEEDVEEESEEEEEESEE, encoded by the coding sequence ATGGATAGAAAAGAATTACAGGTAAAAGAGCGGACAGTGACTAGAAAAAGTGAAGTTAAGAAATTAAGAACTAACAATGAAATTCCAGCTGTTTTATATGGCAAAAACATCGAAAGTAAAAAATTAAGCATTGAAAAAAGAGAACTGCTAGATGCATTATCTACCGCTGCTGGAGATAACGTTCTATTGGACTTAAAACTAGATAATGGAGAATCTTATCCAGCAATTTTTAAGGAAATTCAAAAAGATCCAATAAAAGGGTTTTTTATCCACATTGACTTCCATACTATTGACTTAAAAGAAACCTTACAAGTTAGTGTGCCACTTAACATTGAAGGTGAGCCTGTGGGTGTTGAAAATGGAGGTATTCCACAGTATCAGCTTAGAGAAATTGAAATCGAATGTCTACCTACCCAAATACCAGATCATATTGAGGTCGACGTTAGTAATATAGATCTAAACGAAAGCATTAATGTAGGTGATTTACCACTACCAGAAGGCTCAGAGCTGGTTACTGAACCCGAAGAAACAGTCATGTCAGTAGTTGCGCCAGAAACGGAAGAAGAACCGGATACAGAAGAAGATGAAGAAGGCGAAGAAGACGTTGAAGAAGAAAGTGAAGAAGAGGAAGAAGAATCTGAAGAGTAA
- the pth gene encoding aminoacyl-tRNA hydrolase encodes MKLIAGLGNPGKKYQYNKHNIGFMVIDYFAKQHGLSVTKLKHQSMWDELRLEGEKIVLIKPLTYMNRSGHAIKLWKDYFKIENQDLLIIYDDLDLELGDLRMRPKGGTGGHNGLKSIVSTLGGKEFPRIRFGIGRPASQESTSSYVLKDFTKKEFETINNKFPDLSKGIELFCKEGINEAMNFVNSLQN; translated from the coding sequence ATGAAGTTAATAGCCGGCCTTGGAAATCCAGGCAAAAAATATCAGTACAACAAGCATAATATAGGTTTTATGGTAATTGACTACTTCGCAAAACAGCATGGTTTATCGGTTACCAAACTTAAACATCAGTCCATGTGGGATGAGCTCCGCCTAGAAGGTGAAAAAATCGTTTTAATAAAGCCTTTAACTTATATGAACAGAAGTGGGCATGCTATTAAACTTTGGAAAGACTACTTTAAGATTGAAAATCAAGATTTGTTGATTATTTATGACGACTTGGATTTGGAACTAGGGGATTTGAGAATGCGTCCTAAGGGTGGCACAGGTGGTCATAACGGATTAAAGTCTATTGTGTCAACTTTAGGTGGTAAAGAATTTCCCAGAATTAGATTCGGAATTGGCCGTCCTGCTAGCCAAGAGTCAACATCTTCTTATGTATTAAAAGATTTTACTAAAAAAGAGTTTGAAACCATAAATAATAAATTCCCTGACTTGTCAAAAGGTATTGAACTGTTTTGCAAAGAAGGCATTAACGAAGCTATGAATTTCGTTAATAGCTTGCAAAACTAA
- a CDS encoding AbgT family transporter has translation MAGQSETPTPQTPQTPEGSGLFERILNFIERVGNKLPHPIILFFILAGLTIVASWLVSAAGVTVEHPGTGETVEAVNLISRYGFERIVTEAVDNFVGFAPLGVVLVAMLGVGVAEKSGLINSVLKSLILGAPMKLLTVAVVLVGILSSVATDAGYVVVVPLGAIIFAAKGRHPMVGLAAAFAGVSGGFSANLIITSLDPLLTELTRDAAETWVDSYPMAPSVNLWFMMASTIIISAVGAIVTEKIVAPRFGEYTGDYKPELEPLNNQEKSGIKAAVITLIILLALLLVMAVPADGLLRDDEGSLTSMQAPLMGGMVPIIMVLFLLPGIAYGYAAKTVKNSTDVAKYMSEAMSDMGGYVALAFAAGQFVKYFEWSQIGTILAVAGADFLQAIEFTGIPLLIAFVIVAGFINLFVGSASAKWAIMAPVFVPMFMELGYAPELTQMAYRVGDSVTNIITPLMPYFAVIIAFAKRFDEKVGIGTLISTMLPYSIVFLITWTIMLILWYALNLPIGPGGQMFV, from the coding sequence ATGGCAGGTCAAAGTGAAACACCTACCCCACAAACGCCACAGACCCCAGAAGGGTCAGGTTTGTTTGAGAGAATTCTGAATTTTATTGAAAGAGTAGGAAACAAACTTCCTCATCCTATCATTTTATTTTTCATTCTAGCTGGTTTAACTATCGTAGCTTCTTGGTTGGTATCAGCTGCTGGAGTAACTGTTGAACATCCAGGTACTGGCGAAACAGTTGAAGCTGTCAATTTAATATCAAGATATGGCTTTGAAAGAATAGTCACTGAAGCAGTTGATAATTTTGTTGGTTTTGCACCCTTAGGTGTTGTACTAGTAGCTATGCTAGGAGTTGGAGTAGCAGAGAAATCCGGACTCATAAATTCAGTGTTGAAATCTTTAATATTAGGCGCTCCTATGAAATTATTGACAGTAGCAGTAGTTCTAGTAGGTATTTTGTCCAGTGTTGCTACTGACGCAGGTTATGTAGTGGTAGTTCCCCTAGGTGCAATTATTTTCGCAGCCAAGGGACGCCATCCCATGGTTGGTTTGGCCGCAGCCTTCGCTGGTGTATCAGGTGGTTTCAGTGCCAACTTGATTATAACCAGTTTAGATCCATTGTTGACAGAACTTACAAGGGATGCTGCCGAAACATGGGTTGACAGTTATCCCATGGCTCCTTCTGTTAACTTGTGGTTCATGATGGCATCGACGATCATAATCTCAGCAGTTGGTGCCATAGTAACAGAAAAGATAGTTGCCCCCCGTTTTGGAGAGTATACTGGTGATTACAAGCCAGAACTTGAACCTCTTAATAATCAGGAGAAAAGCGGTATCAAAGCAGCAGTTATTACTTTAATTATTTTGCTTGCTTTATTACTAGTGATGGCTGTTCCTGCAGATGGCCTTCTCCGTGATGATGAAGGTTCACTGACTTCTATGCAAGCACCTTTAATGGGTGGTATGGTACCGATTATCATGGTACTATTCCTCTTACCTGGTATTGCTTATGGCTATGCTGCCAAAACAGTCAAAAACAGCACAGATGTAGCAAAATATATGTCAGAGGCTATGTCGGATATGGGTGGTTATGTGGCCTTGGCTTTTGCCGCCGGTCAGTTTGTCAAATACTTCGAATGGTCACAGATAGGTACAATCCTGGCTGTTGCAGGAGCAGATTTCTTGCAGGCCATCGAATTTACAGGAATACCATTATTAATTGCCTTTGTAATCGTGGCAGGCTTTATCAATCTATTTGTTGGAAGTGCTTCTGCTAAATGGGCAATTATGGCTCCAGTATTTGTTCCTATGTTCATGGAATTAGGTTATGCTCCAGAACTAACACAAATGGCTTATCGTGTAGGAGACTCTGTCACCAATATAATTACACCACTAATGCCATATTTTGCAGTAATCATCGCATTTGCCAAGAGATTTGACGAAAAAGTCGGAATTGGTACACTTATTTCTACAATGCTTCCGTACTCCATTGTATTCTTGATTACTTGGACTATAATGCTAATTTTATGGTATGCGCTAAACTTACCAATCGGACCAGGTGGACAAATGTTTGTCTAA
- a CDS encoding manganese efflux pump MntP family protein translates to MIDLWVTTLIALAVASDAFSVSLGIGTKSMTLSRVGKISLLVGFFHVAMPLLGLYLGDLLAGYLEELGEILGGGLLIFIGYRMISQYLAEEENEETIDFTKGTGLLIFSVSVSIDALTAGFTLGLAGAASLLTALIFGVVALVMTGFGLFLGQQLQSILRGKGELIGGILIIGIGLYFIVF, encoded by the coding sequence ATGATAGATTTATGGGTAACAACTCTAATAGCATTAGCTGTAGCCTCAGATGCATTTTCAGTTTCTCTAGGAATTGGGACAAAATCAATGACCTTGAGCCGAGTTGGAAAAATATCTTTACTGGTAGGATTTTTCCATGTTGCTATGCCTCTTCTCGGTCTGTATCTAGGTGATCTACTGGCAGGTTATTTAGAGGAATTGGGGGAAATCTTGGGTGGCGGCCTATTAATATTTATCGGATATCGCATGATTAGTCAGTACCTAGCTGAAGAGGAAAATGAAGAAACTATAGATTTCACCAAAGGGACCGGACTATTAATCTTTTCAGTCTCTGTCAGTATCGATGCCTTAACTGCTGGGTTTACTTTAGGATTAGCAGGTGCCGCATCACTTTTAACGGCTTTGATATTTGGAGTTGTAGCTTTAGTTATGACAGGATTTGGATTATTTTTGGGGCAGCAACTCCAGTCTATTCTAAGAGGTAAAGGAGAATTAATCGGTGGTATTTTAATAATTGGGATTGGCCTTTACTTTATAGTGTTTTAA